CTCGTGGGTGTCCCACTGCTTGAAAGGCTCGTATTCGGTGGTCACTTCGATAAAGCGCGTGCCCGCTTCGCAGAGGCGCCGCGCAAGGAGACAGCCCAGCCCGAAGCGCCCGGTGTTGTAGGCGTCGTAGACCTCCTTCGGCTCCTCGGAAAGGTCGAAGGCCTTTGCGGCGGGCGACGTGAGGAGGCGGTGCGCGTTGTCCATCGACCGCAGCATGGATTCCTGCTGGTAGTCGCTGCCGTACTGGCCGATCGGGCTGGCGGCGACGAGCTTCTTGTAGAACGCGTTGCGGTTCTCAAAGCGGCTCATGGACATACCGCCGGGCGGGCGGACCGTGGACACGGCGTCGGCCGGATCGGGGATCATGAAGGGCCCGAATTCGCTGCCGAGGAATCCGGCGGTGTGGAAGGCCTTCAGCTCTTCCGCCTCGCCGACATTGAAGGTCTGGCCGATGTCGATAAAGGCGGGCAGGTCGGGGTTGATCGGTCCCAGGGTCTTGGCGATCCACGCGCCGAGGTGCGGCGCGGCCACCGTCTGGGGCGGCGCGTAGCCGGTGTGCCAGTGGTACTGATGGCGCGAGTGCAGGATAAACCCCAGGTCGCCGGCGGTGTAGGTGTTGCAGATCGTCCCGCGATCCATGACCTGGCCGATTTTTTCGAGGCCCTCGGAGAACTTGACGCCGTCGATGACCGTTTCCACCGCCGGGAAGGTGCTCAGCACGCGCGACGGGTCGATGCCGACTTCAAACGGCGTGTAGCGCTTCGGATCGAAGGTGTCCGTGTGCGCCATGCCGCCGGCCATCCAGAGCAGGATCACGCGGTCGGCGGTGGGGGTGATGTTGAATTCGGTGGCCAGGCCGCGCGCCGGGCGGGGCGCGCCCGCGGCGAGCGCGGAGAGCGTGGCGGCGCTGGCGGTCTTCAGGAAATCGCGTCGTTTCATGTGCATGGAGACAACCTCCGGTTCCCGCGGGAACCTCAATAAATCAATTGGAACTCGGGGAGCATCGCCAGGGACCACAACAGGTCCTCCAGGCCGTCGCGCGCCAGCGCATCGCCCACGATGTGGTGGGCGAGCTGGATCTCCTCGACGGATGGCGCGCGCTGGAGCCCGTGCTCGTACAGCTTGATAATCAGGCCTTCGGGCGGGCCTTCCCAACGCCGTTGCAACGCCTCCGCGCTTAGCTGGATCTGCTGGAACAGGGTATCGCCATTGGCGAACTCCAGGGCCTGGAGCGTGGTGCCCTGCGTTTCGCGGCGCGACGTCACCTGCTCGCGCGCGGTGCGGCCCAGCGCCTTCATGAGCGGGTCCACCGGCACGCGCCACGCGCGCACCTGCTGCCGGCGGCCTTCGATGGTGTTGGCGTCGTCGGGGAGCGGCTCGTTCTTGCCGCCCGCCGCCGCCTTCGCGATGGCCTCCTGACGCGCGATCTCCTCGGGCGTCCGGTTCTGCGGCAACACGAACTTCGGGTTCGCCTGCCAGACGCCCGTCAGGCTGGCGAGGGCGTCGTAGAACTGTTCCGCGGAAAGATGCCGTACCGTCGGCCCGCGAAATGTATATTCACTGTCCGCGATCTCCGAAGCCGGGACCGAAGCCCACTGGTAGGGCTGCGAGGTGGCGATGGTGTGAATCAACTTCCGCAGGTCGTAGCCCCCGTCGACAAAATCCTGCGCCAGGCTGTCGAGCAGGGCGGGATGCCACGGTTCCAAATCGATGGAGTCCAGCGGCTCCACCAGGCCCCGGCCCATCATCAGCGCCCACACGCGATTCACGATGGTCCGCGAGAAGTAGCCGTTGTCCGGGGTCGTGACCAGCGCGGCCACCTGCTTCATTCGATCGGGCTTTGGCAGGCTCCCCTCCACATCGCCCAGCTCCGGCCACAGGAAGCGGTACTCCGCCTTCACCCCGAGGTCCGTCTCGCAGCGCACCAGTTCCATCGGCTCGTCGCTGAATACATTCGCCAGCGCGAAGGCGTCCGACAGGCTCCAGTTGTTCACGAAGCTGTCGTGGCAGGAGGAGCACTTCAGGTTCAGCCCGAGGAAGACCTGGCTGACGTTGATCGCGGCCTGCATCGGCGGCTGCTGGACGACATTGTTGTCGCCGCGCCAGACAATGCCCCGGATGAAGCCTTCCGCCGCCGGGTCCTCCGCGGCGACCAAAGCGCGCACAAACTCGTCGTAGGGGCGGTTGTTGTAAAGCGCGTCGAAGAGCCAGTCCGTAATCTGCTTGCGGCCGCCGTCAATGTAGCCCGTGCCCTGGAAGTCGTTCCGGAGCATGTCGTTCCAGAAAGTCATCCAGTGCTCCGCGTAGCCCAGGTCGTCGGCGAGGAGCTGCGCGACCAGCGCGGGGCGCTTGTCCGGCGAGGGGTCCCGCTCGAACGCGCGCAGGGACTCGGGCGTGGGGAGGAGGCCGGTGATATCGAGGTAAACGCGGCGCATGAATCGCGCATCGTCCACC
This is a stretch of genomic DNA from Candidatus Hydrogenedentota bacterium. It encodes these proteins:
- a CDS encoding DUF1501 domain-containing protein, which produces MHMKRRDFLKTASAATLSALAAGAPRPARGLATEFNITPTADRVILLWMAGGMAHTDTFDPKRYTPFEVGIDPSRVLSTFPAVETVIDGVKFSEGLEKIGQVMDRGTICNTYTAGDLGFILHSRHQYHWHTGYAPPQTVAAPHLGAWIAKTLGPINPDLPAFIDIGQTFNVGEAEELKAFHTAGFLGSEFGPFMIPDPADAVSTVRPPGGMSMSRFENRNAFYKKLVAASPIGQYGSDYQQESMLRSMDNAHRLLTSPAAKAFDLSEEPKEVYDAYNTGRFGLGCLLARRLCEAGTRFIEVTTEYEPFKQWDTHEDGHTRIKELKALIDAPIARLVLDLEERGLLDNTLIILASEFSRDMVTEGKPGKLVKDQVPVPQELTELKHYGMHRHFTDAGSLLLFGGGIKRGFKYGETADERPCKTIDKPIIIEDLHATIHHALGIPPNHGYVTEGRPFYVTKDGLGKPVMELFA
- a CDS encoding DUF1549 domain-containing protein; the protein is MKLRTALLSGGLILTCAWPALAQAPEAPVDYLKDVHPILAENCYSCHAGDQRKGGLSLSTRELLLKGNEKGPVVIEGDADASLLVQLISTEDEDLLMPPKGRRLTPEEVAVIRAWIDQGIVWPESAQGPQEYAAPLALQSAPAQAEAPNLVDAHIADYLAAKGVEPGSPVDDARFMRRVYLDITGLLPTPESLRAFERDPSPDKRPALVAQLLADDLGYAEHWMTFWNDMLRNDFQGTGYIDGGRKQITDWLFDALYNNRPYDEFVRALVAAEDPAAEGFIRGIVWRGDNNVVQQPPMQAAINVSQVFLGLNLKCSSCHDSFVNNWSLSDAFALANVFSDEPMELVRCETDLGVKAEYRFLWPELGDVEGSLPKPDRMKQVAALVTTPDNGYFSRTIVNRVWALMMGRGLVEPLDSIDLEPWHPALLDSLAQDFVDGGYDLRKLIHTIATSQPYQWASVPASEIADSEYTFRGPTVRHLSAEQFYDALASLTGVWQANPKFVLPQNRTPEEIARQEAIAKAAAGGKNEPLPDDANTIEGRRQQVRAWRVPVDPLMKALGRTAREQVTSRRETQGTTLQALEFANGDTLFQQIQLSAEALQRRWEGPPEGLIIKLYEHGLQRAPSVEEIQLAHHIVGDALARDGLEDLLWSLAMLPEFQLIY